One segment of Theobroma cacao cultivar B97-61/B2 chromosome 9, Criollo_cocoa_genome_V2, whole genome shotgun sequence DNA contains the following:
- the LOC18590550 gene encoding alpha-glucan phosphorylase, H isozyme yields MAANGKAATEKVPAFANPLSEEPTGIASNINYHAQFNPHFSPFKFEPDQAFFATAESVRDRLIKQWNETFLHFHKVDPKQTYYLSMEYLQGRALTNAIGNLNIQDAYADALNKLGHELEEIVEQEKDAALGNGGLGRLASCFLDSMATLNLPAWGYGLRYKYGLFKQRITKQGQEEIAEDWLEKFSPWEVVRHDVVFPVRFFGRVEVNPDESRKWVGGEVVQALAYDVPIPGYKTKNTISLRLWEAKSCAENFNLFLFNDGQYESAAKLHSGAQQICAVLYPGDATENGKLLRLKQQFFLCSASLQDIILRFKERRSGKGSWQWSEFPGKVAVQLNDTHPTLAIPELMRLLMDDEGLGWDEAWDVTTRTIAYTNHTVLPEALEKWSQPVMWKLLPRHMEIIEEIDKRFLAMINASRPDLEHKLSSMRILDHNPQKPVVRMANLCVVSSHTVNGVAQLHSDILKAELFADFVSIWPTKFQNKTNGITPRRWLHFCSPELSNIITKWLKTDQWVTNLNLLSGLQKFADNADLQNEWASAKMANKQRLAQYILHVTGVSIDPNSLFDIQVKRIHEYKRQLLNILGAIYRYKKLKEMSPEQRKNTTPRTFMIGGKAFATYTNAKRIVKLVNDVGEVVNNDPEVNSYLKVVFVPNYNVSVAEKLIPGSELSQHISTAGMEASGTSNMKFALNGCLIIGTLDGANVEIREEIGEDNFFLFGARADEVPRLRKERENGLFKPDPRFEEAKQFIRSGAFGSYDYNPLLDSLEGNSGYGRGDYFLVGHDFPSYMDAQARIDEVYKDRKKWLKMSILSTAGSGKFSSDRTIAQYAKEIWNIEECRVP; encoded by the exons ATGGCGGCAAACGGTAAAGCCGCAACGGAAAAAGTACCGGCGTTTGCGAATCCGTTGAGCGAAGAGCCGACGGGAATCGCATCGAATATCAATTACCACGCGCAGTTCAATCCTCATTTCTCGCCGTTCAAGTTTGAGCCGGATCAAGCCTTCTTTGCTACAGCCGAGAGTGTTCGTGATCGTCTCATTAaa CAATGGAATGAAACCTTCCTTCACTTTCACAAAGTTGATCCGAAACAGACTTATTACTTATCAATGGAATATCTTCAAGGACGAGCTTTGACTAATGCGATTGGGAATCTCAACATTCAAGATGCTTACGCCGATGCTTTGAATAAGTTAGGACATGAACTCGAAGAGATTGTTGAGCAG GAGAAAGATGCTGCACTTGGAAATGGTGGTTTGGGAAGGCTtgcttcttgttttcttgattCCATGGCTACACTAAATTTGCCTGCTTGGGGATACGGTTTAAGGTACAAATATGGGCTTTTCAAGCAGCGGATCACCAAACAAGGACAAGAGGAAATTGCTGAGGATTGGCTTGAG AAGTTTAGTCCTTGGGAAGTTGTTAGGCATGATGTAGTGTTTCCTGTCAGATTCTTTGGTCGTGTAGAGGTTAATCCAGATGAGTC CCGAAAATGGGTTGGGGGAGAGGTTGTGCAAGCCCTGGCTTATGATGTTCCAATTCCAGGCTACAAGACCAAGAACACAATTAGTCTACGCCTCTGGGAAGCAAAATCTTGTGCTGAGAATTTCAATCTGTTTCTGTTTAATGATGGACAATATGAATCTGCTGCAAAACTTCATTCTGGAGCTCAACAG ATATGTGCTGTTTTATATCCTGGAGATGCTACTGAAAATGGGAAGCTTTTACGTCTAAAACAACAATTTTTCCTGTGCAGTGCATCATTGCAG GACATCATTCTCAGATTCAAGGAGAGAAGAAGTGGAAAGGGCTCATGGCAATGGTCTGAATTTCCCGGCAAGGTTGCTGTGCAGCTGAATGATACTCATCCTACACTTGCGATTCCTGAGCTGATGCGTTTACTAATGGATGATGAAGGACTTGGGTGGGATGAAGCTTGGGATGTGACAACAAG GACAATTGCTTATACCAATCACACTGTCCTTCCTGAAGCACTTGAGAAGTGGTCACAACCTGTAATGTGGAAGCTTCTTCCTCGCCACATGGAAATCATAGAGGAAATTGACAAGAGG TTTCTTGCGATGATAAATGCCTCCCGTCCTGACCTTGAGCATAAGCTTTCTAGCATGCGCATTTTGGATCATAATCCCCAGAAGCCAGTTGTGAGGATGGCAAACTTATGTGTGGTATCTTCACATACG GTAAATGGTGTAGCCCAGCTACACAGTGACATCTTAAAGGCTGAGTTATTTGCAGATTTTGTCTCTATATGGCCCACCAAGTTCCAAAATAAGACTAATGGCATTACTCCTCGTCGGTGGCTTCATTTTTGCAGTCCAGAGCTCAGTAACATAATCACCAAGTGGTTAAAAACTGACCAATGGGTGACCAACCTCAACCTACTTTCCGGTCTTCAAAAA TTTGCTGATAATGCAGATCTTCAAAATGAATGGGCATCTGCTAAGATGGCTAATAAACAACGTTTGGCACAGTACATATTGCATGTAACAGGAGTAAGCATTGACCCAAACAGCTTATTTGACATACAAGTTAAGCGTATTCATGAGTACAAGAGACAGCTGCTGAATATTTTGGGTGCAATCTATAGGTACAAGAAGTTAAAG GAGATGAGTCCTGAGCAGCGGAAGAATACAACTCCCCGCACTTTTATGATTGGAGGGAAAGCATTTGCTACTTATACAAATGCTAAAAGAATAGTCAAATTGGTGAATGATGTTGGTGAGGTAGTCAACAATGATCCTGAAGTCAATAGTTATTTGAag GTGGTATTTGTTCCAAATTATAATGTATCCGTAGCCGAAAAGCTTATCCCAGGAAGTGAGCTATCCCAACATATTAGTACTGCAGGCATGGAGGCTAGTGGGACAAGCAACATGAAATTTGCATTAAACGGCTGCCTCATAATAGGAACACTAGATGGTGCCAATGTGGAAATCAGAGAGGAAATAGGGGAggataatttctttttatttggtGCAAGAGCAGATGAAGTCCCTAGGTTGCGCAAGGAAAGAGAGAATGGATTG TTCAAACCTGATCCTCGATTTGAAGAGGCCAAGCAATTCATAAGAAGTGGAGCATTTGGAAGTTATGACTACAACCCACTTCTTGACTCTCTCGAGGGGAACTCAGGTTATGGTCGAGGTGATTATTTCCTAGTTGGTCACGACTTCCCAAGTTACATGGATGCTCAAGCAAGAATAGATGAAGTTTACAA GGACAGGAAAAAGTGGCTAAAGATGTCTATACTAAGCACTGCTGGCAGTGGCAAGTTCAGCAGTGATCGGACTATAGCTCAGTATGCAAAGGAAATCTGGAACATAGAGGAATGCCGCGTGCCATAG
- the LOC18590551 gene encoding serine/arginine-rich splicing factor SR45a isoform X2 has translation MATNEEAERCIKYLNRSVLEGRVITVEKAKRRRGRTPTPGRYLGLRTIRVRHRSRSYSSRRSPSYSPYSRSRSRSPRYSSGRSRSRSYSPPHRSCSRSRSPHSRSPDDCYYRRRDHSYSPDDRYYRRRDRCYSPDDRYYRRWDRSYSPDERYCRRRDRSYSPEDRYGRRHDRSYSPYYSRYDSPADRYHRRHHYRSLSRSPTPPRSRRSYSRSVSPTRRTSSRRSYSRSTSPVERRSRRSYSRSISPPPRKSSRRYRQEGSPDSYSNSRSRSASPTSRSVSRSVTPRSNSSS, from the exons ATGGCCACTAATGAAGAAGCTGAACGCTGCATCAAGTATTTGAACCGCTCTGTTCTTGAAGGACGTGTTATTACAGTGGAGAAG GCTAAGAGGCGGAGGGGGAGAACCCCAACTCCAGGAAGGTATTTGGGGTTGAGAACCATTCGAG TGCGTCATCGATCACGAAGCTACTCTTCTCGTCGGTCTCCCAGCTATTCACCTTATTCAAGGAGCCGGAGTCGGTCACCTCGTTATTCATCTGGTAGGAGTAGGAGCAGATCGTATTCCCCTCCTCACAGGTCTTGCTCACGTTCTCGCTCCCCTCACAGCAGATCACCAGATGACTGCTACTACAGAAGACGTGACCATTCCTACTCTCCTGATGATCGGTACTACAGAAGGCGTGATCGGTGCTACTCGCCAGATGACCGATACTACCGTAGGTGGGATCGTTCCTACTCGCCTGACGAACGGTACTGCAGAAGACGGGATCGTTCCTACTCACCAGAAGATCGATATGGTAGGAGGCATGACAGGTCCTATTCACCATATTACTCGAGGTATGATTCACCGGCTGATCGATACCATAGACGACACCATTACCGTTCTCTTTCTCGAAGTCCTACACCACCTCGGTCAAGGAGGAGCTATTCTCGTAGTGTCAGCCCCACACGAAGAACCAGCTCAAGGAGGAGTTATTCACGTAGCACTTCCCCTGTAGAGAGGAGGTCAAGGAGGAGCTACTCACGAAGCATTTCTCCACCACCTAGGAAAAGCTCTAGGCGTTACAGACAGGAAGGGTCTCCGGACAGCTACTCTAACTCTAGAAGCAGAAGTGCAAGTCCAACTTCAAGATCTGTTTCAAGATCAGTTACTCCTAGGTCAAATTCTTCATCCTGA
- the LOC18590551 gene encoding serine/arginine-rich splicing factor SR45a isoform X1, with amino-acid sequence MSYSRRSRYSHSPSPHKRYSRSVSRSLSRSRSRSRSAEIDVENPGNNLYVTGLSPRITKRELEKHFASEGNVIDVHLVVDPWTRESRGFGFVTMATNEEAERCIKYLNRSVLEGRVITVEKAKRRRGRTPTPGRYLGLRTIRVRHRSRSYSSRRSPSYSPYSRSRSRSPRYSSGRSRSRSYSPPHRSCSRSRSPHSRSPDDCYYRRRDHSYSPDDRYYRRRDRCYSPDDRYYRRWDRSYSPDERYCRRRDRSYSPEDRYGRRHDRSYSPYYSRYDSPADRYHRRHHYRSLSRSPTPPRSRRSYSRSVSPTRRTSSRRSYSRSTSPVERRSRRSYSRSISPPPRKSSRRYRQEGSPDSYSNSRSRSASPTSRSVSRSVTPRSNSSS; translated from the exons ATGTCGTACTCTAGGAGGTCAAGGTATTCCCATTCTCCTTCACCCCACAAGCGGTACAGCAGGTCTGTCTCAAGATCTTTGTCGAGGTCAAGGAGTCGATCAAG GAGTGCTGAAATTGACGTTGAAAATCCTGGGAATAATTTGTATGTGACAGGCTTGTCACCTCGGATCACGAAGAGAGAGTTAGAGAAACATTTTGCTAGTGAGGGAAAT GTGATTGATGTCCATCTTGTGGTTGATCCATGGACGAGGGAATCTCGTGGATTTGGGTTTGTTACAATGGCCACTAATGAAGAAGCTGAACGCTGCATCAAGTATTTGAACCGCTCTGTTCTTGAAGGACGTGTTATTACAGTGGAGAAG GCTAAGAGGCGGAGGGGGAGAACCCCAACTCCAGGAAGGTATTTGGGGTTGAGAACCATTCGAG TGCGTCATCGATCACGAAGCTACTCTTCTCGTCGGTCTCCCAGCTATTCACCTTATTCAAGGAGCCGGAGTCGGTCACCTCGTTATTCATCTGGTAGGAGTAGGAGCAGATCGTATTCCCCTCCTCACAGGTCTTGCTCACGTTCTCGCTCCCCTCACAGCAGATCACCAGATGACTGCTACTACAGAAGACGTGACCATTCCTACTCTCCTGATGATCGGTACTACAGAAGGCGTGATCGGTGCTACTCGCCAGATGACCGATACTACCGTAGGTGGGATCGTTCCTACTCGCCTGACGAACGGTACTGCAGAAGACGGGATCGTTCCTACTCACCAGAAGATCGATATGGTAGGAGGCATGACAGGTCCTATTCACCATATTACTCGAGGTATGATTCACCGGCTGATCGATACCATAGACGACACCATTACCGTTCTCTTTCTCGAAGTCCTACACCACCTCGGTCAAGGAGGAGCTATTCTCGTAGTGTCAGCCCCACACGAAGAACCAGCTCAAGGAGGAGTTATTCACGTAGCACTTCCCCTGTAGAGAGGAGGTCAAGGAGGAGCTACTCACGAAGCATTTCTCCACCACCTAGGAAAAGCTCTAGGCGTTACAGACAGGAAGGGTCTCCGGACAGCTACTCTAACTCTAGAAGCAGAAGTGCAAGTCCAACTTCAAGATCTGTTTCAAGATCAGTTACTCCTAGGTCAAATTCTTCATCCTGA